A region of Trichoplusia ni isolate ovarian cell line Hi5 chromosome 23, tn1, whole genome shotgun sequence DNA encodes the following proteins:
- the LOC113505003 gene encoding LOW QUALITY PROTEIN: 5'-3' exoribonuclease 2 homolog (The sequence of the model RefSeq protein was modified relative to this genomic sequence to represent the inferred CDS: inserted 4 bases in 3 codons), which yields MGVPAFFRWLSRKYPSVIVECIEQRPTDVDGELVYIDSSLPNPNGVEFDNLYLDMNGIIHPCTHPXDKPPPKDEDEMMVAIFECIDRLFRIVRPRKLLYMAIDGVAPRAKMNQQRSRRFRASKETQEKIDEIARIRSELLAKGAYLPPXRPKEAHFDSNCITPGTPFMDRLSKCLHYYIHDRLNNDPGWKGIKVILSDANVPGEGEHKIMDYIRRQRVQPEHXPNTQHVLCGADADLIMLGLATHEPTSPSSGEEFKPNKPSPCDVCGQLGQRQ from the exons ATGGGAGTACCAGCATTCTTCCGCTGGTTGAGTAGAAAGTACCCCAGTGTCATAGTGGAATGTATTGAACAGAGG CCTACCGATGTCGATGGCGAGCTCGTATACATAGACTCATCCCTCCCAAACCCCAATGGGGTTGAGTTTGACAACTTATACCTGGACATGAACGGGATCATCCATCCCTGTACACATC AGGATAAGCCACCCCCAAAGGACGAGGATGAGATGATGGTGGCTATCTTCGAGTGCATCGACAGGCTGTTCAGGATTGTGAGGCCCAGGAAACTGCTGTACATGGCTATTGATGGAGTT GCACCAAGAGCAAAAATGAACCAGCAAAGGTCCCGTCGTTTCCGTGCGTCTAAGGAAACGCAGGAAAAAATTGATGAGATAGCCCGCATTCGATCGGAGCTGCTCGCTAAGGGCGCATACCTGCCGC AGAGGCCCAAGGAGGCGCACTTCGACTCCAACTGCATCACACCCGGGACACCCTTCATGGACAGGCTCAGCAAGTGCctacattattatatacatGACAG ATTAAACAATGACCCAGGCTGGAAAGGCATCAAGGTGATACTCTCTGATGCTAATGTCCCCGGTGAAGGAGAACACAAGATTATGGATTATATCAGGAGGCAGAGAG TGCAGCCGGAGCA GCCGAACACGCAGCACGTGTTGTGCGGCGCCGACGCCGACCTCATCATGCTGGGGCTGGCCACGCACGAGCCAACTTCACCATCATCCGGGGAGGAGTTCAAACCCAACAAGCCGAGCCCGTGTGACGTGTGCGGACAACTAGGTCAGAGACAGTAG